Proteins found in one Longimicrobiaceae bacterium genomic segment:
- a CDS encoding ATP-dependent DNA helicase RecQ has product MARSSALGKSDTAPPRSPRSRPSPLPLEEEVPAWTEGGLLLPEQPTVEHARRVLRRYWGHGDFRPGQREVIASVLERRDVLAVLPTGAGKSVIYQASAMLLPGVTLVVSPLISLMQDQIESLKAKGVPAEFINSTLTPRQAEKRLLMAEDGEVKLLYVAPERFDSPTFCERIRRVDVSLFAIDEAHCLSVWGHDFRPAYMRLGHQRTLLGHPPVLAVTATATPQVREDIVRGLELDDPALHLFPFDRPNLAWRVVRVETEDEKAEALVRELRGVPGSAIVYASTQKTVDQVADLLNERGLPAIAYHAGKGTRERAALQERFMSSEARVVVATNAFGMGIDKSDVRKVVHYNFPSTIESYYQEGGRAGRDGRPAECVMLYSPKDASTHEFLLALTHPTRSWYVAVYHALRENVEADGTLAITQAELARRMEWPVANPLSHCLRVLHRAGIVHHTTRRTAAFFIVVRKGPEQIRDILQGDRRLDDLHVLRELWKMGGGKRLYRGSWVRARDLASIQGEIKTVRRSLKRLQEEGILTWEEEEAGTRLLQPKLDPARLPLPYDELEQRRVREMARLARIMAYAETGRCRRGDLLRYFGDSQATDRCSACDNCRGRGARAA; this is encoded by the coding sequence ATGGCTCGATCTTCTGCGCTCGGAAAGAGCGACACCGCTCCCCCGCGCTCGCCGCGCTCCCGGCCCTCTCCGCTCCCGCTGGAGGAGGAGGTGCCCGCCTGGACGGAGGGCGGCCTGCTGCTGCCGGAGCAGCCCACGGTGGAGCACGCGCGCCGCGTCCTGCGGCGCTACTGGGGACACGGCGACTTCCGCCCGGGCCAGCGCGAGGTCATCGCCTCCGTGCTGGAGCGCCGGGACGTCCTGGCCGTGCTCCCGACGGGGGCCGGGAAGAGCGTCATCTACCAGGCGAGCGCCATGCTCCTCCCCGGGGTGACGCTGGTGGTGTCTCCGCTCATCTCGCTCATGCAGGACCAGATCGAGAGCCTCAAGGCGAAGGGCGTCCCGGCGGAGTTCATCAACTCCACGCTCACGCCGCGCCAGGCGGAGAAGCGCCTCCTCATGGCGGAGGACGGCGAGGTCAAGCTCCTCTACGTGGCCCCTGAGCGCTTCGACAGCCCCACCTTCTGCGAGCGGATCCGGCGGGTGGACGTGAGCCTCTTCGCGATCGACGAGGCGCACTGCCTTTCCGTCTGGGGCCACGACTTCCGCCCCGCCTACATGCGCCTGGGGCACCAGCGGACCCTGCTGGGCCACCCCCCCGTCCTGGCGGTGACCGCGACGGCCACCCCCCAGGTCCGCGAGGACATCGTGCGGGGGCTGGAGCTGGACGATCCCGCCCTGCACCTCTTCCCCTTCGACCGGCCCAACCTGGCCTGGCGCGTCGTGCGGGTGGAGACGGAGGACGAGAAGGCGGAGGCGCTGGTGCGCGAGCTCCGGGGCGTGCCCGGGAGCGCCATCGTCTACGCGTCCACGCAGAAGACGGTCGACCAGGTGGCCGACCTGCTGAACGAGCGGGGGCTCCCGGCCATCGCGTACCACGCGGGGAAGGGGACCCGGGAGCGGGCCGCGCTGCAGGAGCGCTTCATGAGCTCCGAGGCCCGCGTCGTGGTGGCGACCAACGCCTTCGGGATGGGGATCGACAAGAGCGACGTCCGCAAGGTGGTCCACTACAACTTCCCGAGCACCATCGAGAGCTACTACCAGGAGGGGGGACGCGCGGGGCGCGACGGGCGCCCGGCGGAGTGCGTCATGCTGTACTCCCCCAAGGACGCGAGCACGCACGAGTTCCTCCTCGCGCTGACGCACCCCACCCGGTCGTGGTACGTCGCCGTGTACCACGCGCTCCGTGAGAACGTGGAGGCGGACGGCACGCTCGCCATCACCCAGGCCGAGCTGGCCCGCCGCATGGAGTGGCCGGTCGCCAACCCGCTGAGCCACTGCCTGCGGGTGCTCCACCGGGCGGGGATCGTGCATCACACCACCCGCAGGACGGCGGCCTTCTTCATCGTGGTCCGCAAGGGCCCGGAGCAGATCCGCGACATCCTGCAGGGCGACCGGCGGCTCGACGACCTCCACGTCCTGCGCGAGCTCTGGAAGATGGGCGGGGGGAAGCGCCTGTACCGGGGGAGCTGGGTCCGGGCGCGCGACCTGGCGAGCATCCAGGGCGAGATCAAGACCGTACGCAGGTCGCTCAAGCGGCTCCAGGAGGAGGGGATCCTCACCTGGGAGGAGGAGGAAGCGGGCACCCGCCTCCTCCAGCCGAAGCTGGACCCGGCCCGCCTTCCGCTCCCGTACGACGAGCTGGAGCAGCGCCGCGTGCGCGAGATGGCGAGGCTCGCGCGCATCATGGCCTACGCCGAGACCGGCCGGTGCCGCCGCGGCGACCTGCTCCGCTACTTCGGGGATTCGCAGGCCACGGACCGGTGCAGCGCCTGCGACAACTGCCGCGGGCGGGGGGCGAGGGCGGCCTGA
- a CDS encoding thioesterase family protein, translating into MPRQDPHSRGDYAHFLTVPTRWMDNDAYGHVNNVVYYSYFDTVVNRYLIDAGVLELGRSPVVGLVVETGCQFFRPVAFPDTLQAGLRVAHVGTSSVRYEVGIFREGEETAAAQGHFVHVYVERGSNAPTPVPEPMRAALERIRVPAETDPVPG; encoded by the coding sequence ATGCCCAGACAGGACCCCCATTCCCGCGGCGACTACGCGCACTTCCTCACCGTCCCCACGCGGTGGATGGACAACGACGCGTACGGGCACGTGAACAACGTGGTCTACTACTCGTACTTCGACACGGTGGTGAACCGCTACCTGATCGACGCGGGGGTCCTCGAGCTCGGCCGGAGCCCCGTCGTCGGGCTGGTGGTGGAGACCGGGTGCCAGTTCTTCCGGCCCGTCGCCTTCCCGGACACCCTGCAGGCGGGGCTGCGCGTGGCGCACGTGGGGACCAGCAGCGTCCGCTACGAGGTCGGAATCTTCCGCGAGGGCGAGGAGACCGCCGCCGCGCAGGGGCACTTCGTCCACGTGTACGTGGAGCGCGGATCGAACGCGCCCACCCCGGTTCCCGAGCCCATGCGCGCGGCTCTGGAGCGGATCCGCGTCCCCGCGGAAACGGACCCCGTTCCGGGGTAG